Proteins from a single region of Butyrivibrio fibrisolvens:
- a CDS encoding PD-(D/E)XK nuclease family transposase, which translates to MQSNYSSLKPFFPVIRTREEILVEIGKSPELSLTFDSWASEHQDLFLDICTGSKGVKMLYDSYFKEILNPETKPERLSWLLSVIMGQKVTVKHQLANDNNRLGDEASLVITDIVVELEDGTIANIEVQKIGYRFAGERASCYMADLLMRQYKRIKTKCKEYNKKFNYKDVPPVYTIVFMESSPLEFKNYPNILMHTFKHKSDSGLTLNMLENCIFIPIDIFMDKLHNEGIDNEFDAWLTFLGCDDINYIGKLIEKYPSFTPMYQDLYDMCLNVEEVMKMFSKELQELDQNTVIYMIDELQDQLDNANATISEKDAQLSQKDATISQKDSTIADLQAKIKELEAQISH; encoded by the coding sequence ATGCAAAGTAACTATTCAAGTCTTAAACCCTTTTTTCCTGTTATTAGAACCAGGGAAGAGATTTTAGTGGAGATAGGAAAATCTCCGGAGCTCAGTCTTACTTTCGATTCGTGGGCTTCTGAGCATCAGGATCTTTTTCTGGATATCTGTACCGGATCAAAAGGTGTCAAAATGCTGTATGACAGCTATTTCAAAGAAATCTTAAATCCTGAAACCAAGCCGGAAAGGTTGTCTTGGCTTCTTTCTGTCATTATGGGGCAAAAAGTCACTGTAAAACATCAGCTTGCAAATGACAATAACAGATTAGGTGATGAAGCCTCCTTGGTAATCACTGATATTGTTGTAGAACTCGAAGATGGAACTATAGCCAATATCGAAGTTCAAAAAATAGGCTACAGGTTTGCAGGGGAACGAGCTTCCTGCTATATGGCTGATCTTTTGATGCGACAATATAAACGGATTAAGACAAAGTGCAAGGAATATAATAAAAAATTCAATTATAAGGATGTACCTCCTGTCTATACTATCGTCTTTATGGAATCTAGCCCACTCGAATTCAAGAATTATCCAAATATCTTAATGCACACCTTTAAACACAAATCCGATTCAGGATTAACGCTTAATATGCTGGAGAACTGTATCTTCATTCCTATTGATATTTTCATGGACAAACTTCATAATGAAGGTATAGACAATGAATTTGATGCATGGCTTACATTTCTGGGATGTGATGATATTAATTACATTGGAAAGCTTATTGAGAAATATCCTTCTTTCACGCCCATGTATCAAGATCTTTATGATATGTGTCTCAATGTTGAAGAGGTAATGAAAATGTTTTCGAAAGAACTTCAAGAACTTGATCAGAACACTGTTATTTATATGATTGACGAGTTGCAGGATCAACTTGATAATGCTAATGCTACTATATCTGAGAAAGATGCTCAGTTATCACAGAAGGATGCCACTATTTCTCAGAAAGACTCAACTATCGCAGATCTTCAAGCCAAGATTAAAGAGTTGGAAGCACAAATC
- a CDS encoding radical SAM protein yields MSKEFDIQEYMTHGVERVVSDAIKATLKNPKESVYMAKFALATKAASKKRARMEADGEHIPPFLIASITSSCNLHCAGCYSRCNNATNDAAPVKQLTDDEWLKIFDEADDLGVSFILLAGGEPLLRKGVIEAAGRKQNILFPIFTNGTFMTEKYFDMFDQNRNLVPIMSIEGEKEATDNRRGEGVYDKLISNMDELKKRGLIFGASVTVTTENIKDVSSESFIGNLSDKGCKAVIFVEFVPVTDDSKHLAPGEEDREYLKKEIMRLRQEHPEMVFVSFPGDEKSSGGCIAAGRGFFHINSHGGAEPCPFSPYSDINVKDTSLREAMNSRLFKALQKEGVLLDDHDGGCVLYEKRHEVEAILSDAVNSVW; encoded by the coding sequence ATGAGCAAGGAATTTGATATTCAGGAATATATGACACATGGAGTAGAAAGAGTGGTTTCAGATGCGATAAAAGCTACTCTCAAGAATCCCAAGGAAAGTGTATATATGGCAAAGTTTGCACTGGCGACTAAAGCTGCATCAAAGAAAAGAGCCAGAATGGAAGCAGATGGCGAGCACATTCCGCCGTTCCTCATCGCAAGCATAACTAGCAGTTGTAATCTTCACTGTGCTGGCTGCTATTCCAGATGCAACAATGCTACAAACGACGCTGCGCCTGTTAAGCAGCTCACTGACGATGAATGGCTTAAGATCTTTGATGAGGCCGATGACCTTGGAGTAAGCTTTATACTTCTGGCAGGTGGAGAGCCACTTCTTCGCAAGGGTGTGATAGAAGCTGCAGGCAGGAAACAGAATATTCTTTTTCCTATTTTTACAAATGGAACATTTATGACAGAGAAGTATTTTGACATGTTTGATCAGAATAGGAATCTTGTTCCAATAATGAGTATCGAGGGTGAGAAAGAAGCTACAGACAATAGACGTGGTGAGGGTGTTTATGACAAGCTCATATCCAACATGGATGAGCTTAAAAAGCGCGGACTTATTTTTGGTGCTTCAGTGACTGTGACTACGGAGAATATTAAGGACGTTTCTTCGGAGAGTTTTATTGGCAATCTGTCCGACAAGGGATGCAAAGCTGTTATTTTCGTTGAGTTTGTTCCTGTGACAGATGACTCAAAGCATCTTGCTCCGGGTGAGGAAGATAGAGAATATCTGAAAAAAGAAATTATGAGATTAAGGCAGGAACATCCTGAGATGGTATTTGTATCTTTTCCGGGAGATGAAAAGAGCTCAGGTGGATGTATCGCAGCCGGAAGAGGCTTTTTCCATATCAATTCTCATGGAGGAGCTGAGCCTTGTCCGTTCTCGCCGTACTCGGATATAAATGTAAAAGACACATCGTTAAGGGAGGCTATGAACTCAAGACTATTCAAAGCCTTGCAGAAGGAAGGGGTACTTCTTGATGATCATGATGGCGGGTGTGTTTTGTATGAAAAGAGGCATGAAGTAGAGGCGATTCTCTCAGACGCGGTAAATTCAGTATGGTAA
- a CDS encoding MarR family transcriptional regulator: MNYDEVMNIEKVNFGDMPPQPFLLGLLSAFDNRYQAAADAYFKEITWKQFFAIICINLCKEPPTLNELSDIMGSSHQNVKQILLKLEKKGFVMAAPDDKDKRKQRIFVTEKCRTFLEQNDNNGQQSQYVIGRIFDGIDEKSLQTTIRTIMKMERNLSEL; encoded by the coding sequence ATGAACTACGATGAAGTGATGAATATCGAAAAAGTAAATTTTGGAGATATGCCTCCACAGCCTTTTTTGCTGGGATTACTCAGCGCGTTTGATAACAGATATCAGGCTGCAGCTGATGCATATTTCAAGGAAATTACCTGGAAACAGTTCTTTGCCATAATTTGTATCAACCTTTGCAAGGAACCTCCGACACTGAATGAACTGTCAGATATAATGGGCAGTTCACATCAAAATGTAAAGCAGATACTGCTGAAGCTTGAGAAAAAGGGCTTTGTGATGGCTGCTCCTGATGATAAAGACAAGCGAAAGCAGCGCATTTTTGTTACGGAAAAATGCAGGACTTTTTTGGAACAGAATGACAATAACGGTCAACAGAGCCAGTACGTAATCGGCCGTATTTTTGACGGAATCGATGAAAAGAGCTTGCAAACCACCATACGAACTATCATGAAAATGGAAAGGAATTTAAGCGAACTATGA
- a CDS encoding flavodoxin domain-containing protein, which translates to MKTLIIYTSQTGFTKRYAEWLAEKMSGDLLDLKDAQKKNMEFFENYDAICYGGWAMAGSIVKAKWFLEKATNWKNKRLAVFCVGGSPNDNPDVDVFLQNVITEEQRKYIKVFYCQGGFNYEKMKTPSRIAMKMFVSALKNKKDATEKEKVMAEKMASSYDISDIKYIEPIVMYLGENDMIEKNDIEVDAVSGATMSSEVIKAAVRDALRSDH; encoded by the coding sequence ATGAAAACACTGATAATATACACATCACAGACTGGATTTACCAAAAGATATGCCGAGTGGCTTGCGGAGAAAATGAGCGGAGATCTGCTTGATCTCAAAGATGCTCAGAAAAAGAACATGGAGTTCTTTGAGAACTACGATGCAATCTGCTATGGAGGTTGGGCAATGGCAGGAAGTATTGTTAAGGCAAAGTGGTTCCTTGAAAAGGCTACTAACTGGAAGAATAAGCGCCTAGCTGTGTTTTGTGTAGGTGGCAGCCCTAACGATAACCCGGATGTAGATGTCTTTCTTCAGAATGTAATTACAGAAGAGCAGAGGAAATACATAAAGGTATTCTACTGCCAGGGCGGGTTTAACTATGAAAAGATGAAGACGCCATCTCGTATTGCTATGAAGATGTTTGTGTCAGCCTTAAAAAACAAGAAGGATGCCACTGAGAAAGAGAAGGTAATGGCTGAGAAGATGGCTTCATCCTATGACATCTCTGATATCAAATACATAGAGCCTATCGTTATGTATCTTGGAGAAAATGATATGATAGAGAAGAATGATATCGAAGTTGATGCGGTTTCCGGTGCAACCATGTCAAGCGAAGTAATCAAAGCCGCGGTCAGGGATGCGTTAAGATCAGATCATTAA
- a CDS encoding AAA family ATPase: MLKRKATKQLQDWKKTKNKKCLVVQGARQTGKTFIIRRFAEENYDEYIEINFKMTPSATEIFSGDLDVDGMVMALRFRFPDKKISPDKTLIFLDEIQECPEAITSLKFWADDNRYDVIVSGSLLGIDYKRSSSYPVGYVDYLKMHGLDFEEFLWGLGLSEDMIGSVRDYLLHKKAIPDAIHNQMMSYYRQYIAIGGMPEAVQVYVDSKNFIEVDRIQRDLLQGYQYDIAHYATAEEKVKAEKCYLSLSKQLLDKENHKFQYKEIEHGARAQKYYSSIEWLLSADIIQLSKAVSDIRYDLDDYAKSELFRAYTTDLSLLIAMKDYSLKQHLVENTLSGTTKGGFYECAIADALYKNGYTLYYYKNDTTKKELDFLIQKEGAVIPIEVKSGNTKATSLTSVIKNKPDISYGYKFVDGNLGISEDGIITLPLYMSAFI; the protein is encoded by the coding sequence ATGTTAAAAAGAAAAGCAACCAAACAGCTTCAAGACTGGAAGAAAACAAAAAACAAAAAATGCCTCGTAGTTCAAGGCGCACGTCAGACTGGTAAGACATTCATAATAAGGCGTTTTGCTGAGGAAAACTATGATGAATATATAGAGATAAACTTTAAGATGACTCCCTCAGCAACTGAGATCTTTTCTGGCGACCTTGATGTTGATGGAATGGTCATGGCGCTTCGATTCAGATTTCCTGACAAGAAAATTTCTCCGGACAAAACTCTTATTTTCCTTGATGAAATACAGGAATGCCCCGAAGCAATTACTTCCCTTAAATTCTGGGCAGACGACAATAGATATGATGTGATTGTTTCAGGATCTCTATTAGGAATCGACTATAAACGTTCATCCTCATATCCAGTAGGTTATGTGGATTACTTAAAAATGCATGGTCTTGATTTTGAAGAGTTTTTGTGGGGGCTTGGATTATCTGAAGATATGATAGGCTCAGTCCGTGATTACCTTCTCCATAAAAAAGCAATCCCCGATGCCATACATAATCAGATGATGAGCTATTACAGGCAATACATCGCAATAGGTGGAATGCCTGAAGCAGTACAGGTATATGTGGACTCCAAAAATTTCATCGAGGTTGACCGAATACAACGAGATCTTCTTCAAGGTTATCAATATGACATTGCGCACTACGCCACTGCTGAAGAAAAAGTAAAAGCTGAAAAGTGTTACCTTTCCCTTTCCAAGCAGCTTCTTGATAAAGAAAACCATAAGTTCCAATATAAAGAGATTGAACATGGTGCCAGAGCACAAAAGTATTATTCAAGCATCGAATGGCTCCTGAGTGCAGATATCATTCAACTGAGCAAGGCAGTATCAGACATAAGATACGATCTTGATGACTATGCCAAAAGCGAACTATTCCGGGCGTATACAACAGACCTTTCACTACTGATCGCAATGAAAGATTATTCCCTCAAGCAACACCTTGTCGAAAATACGCTTTCAGGCACTACCAAAGGCGGTTTCTACGAATGTGCTATCGCTGACGCATTATATAAAAACGGCTATACTCTTTACTATTACAAAAACGACACCACTAAAAAAGAATTAGATTTTCTAATACAAAAAGAGGGCGCTGTCATTCCCATTGAAGTAAAATCCGGAAACACAAAAGCCACATCGCTCACCAGCGTGATAAAAAACAAACCGGATATTTCATACGGATATAAATTTGTCGATGGAAATCTCGGAATTAGTGAAGATGGAATAATTACCCTTCCTTTGTATATGTCAGCATTCATCTAA
- a CDS encoding multidrug transporter, whose translation MYNQVFKESDWKLFRKKIADWQESYMDKLNKEYIELLSGEGNPSDKFWALDERLKEDKKCKGVQARMSRSEMLFNILELINEGAITQDDLSDFSDELKDYVRAYTDKDEKEYRFGV comes from the coding sequence ATGTATAATCAGGTATTTAAAGAAAGTGACTGGAAATTGTTCAGAAAGAAGATTGCTGATTGGCAGGAATCTTATATGGACAAACTTAACAAGGAATATATTGAGTTACTAAGTGGTGAAGGTAATCCGTCTGATAAGTTTTGGGCGTTGGATGAGCGCCTTAAGGAAGATAAAAAGTGTAAGGGCGTACAGGCAAGGATGAGTAGATCCGAGATGCTCTTTAATATTCTTGAGCTTATAAACGAAGGTGCTATTACACAGGATGATTTAAGTGACTTTAGTGATGAGCTTAAGGATTATGTAAGAGCGTATACAGATAAGGATGAGAAAGAGTATCGTTTTGGCGTGTGA
- the rsgA gene encoding GTPase RsgA produces MNNNLIKHETNKDYGNENKIGRISEVQKNSYKIRFCGTDLPAKLKGSFYEQAAENLPVVGDYVTFQHNPIGESVILSVRERTSFLQRPDQAKTGVMQYMVANADYTFIVTSLNEDYSYNRIARYVSAVIQGGSTPVVILTKSDLCSNVWPYISEVESISDKIRVHAISALYDIGMDELKEYFAKGKTICLLGSSGAGKSTLINALTGEETMKTSEIRSYDSTGRHTTTHRQLIELENGVSIIDTPGMREVGLI; encoded by the coding sequence TTGAATAACAATCTTATCAAACATGAAACTAATAAAGATTATGGTAATGAAAACAAGATCGGAAGAATTTCTGAAGTACAAAAGAACAGCTACAAGATAAGATTCTGTGGCACAGACCTTCCGGCTAAGCTTAAGGGAAGCTTTTACGAACAAGCTGCAGAGAACCTTCCTGTTGTGGGAGACTACGTAACATTCCAGCATAACCCAATAGGTGAATCTGTCATTCTGTCAGTGCGTGAAAGGACCAGCTTCCTTCAAAGACCCGATCAGGCCAAGACGGGAGTAATGCAGTATATGGTGGCGAACGCCGATTACACCTTTATCGTAACATCACTTAATGAGGATTACAGCTATAACCGAATCGCCAGATACGTAAGTGCCGTCATTCAGGGCGGCTCTACTCCTGTCGTGATTCTTACGAAATCCGATCTCTGCAGTAACGTCTGGCCCTATATCAGCGAAGTGGAATCTATCTCTGACAAAATAAGAGTTCACGCAATCTCTGCTCTTTACGACATAGGTATGGATGAGCTCAAAGAGTATTTTGCCAAAGGGAAAACCATATGCCTTCTGGGCTCATCAGGTGCGGGCAAATCTACTCTTATCAATGCGCTTACCGGCGAAGAGACCATGAAGACATCAGAAATAAGGTCATACGATTCCACCGGAAGGCACACCACAACTCACAGACAGCTGATCGAGCTTGAAAACGGCGTAAGTATCATTGACACTCCCGGTATGCGCGAGGTGGGATTGATATAA
- the coaBC gene encoding bifunctional phosphopantothenoylcysteine decarboxylase/phosphopantothenate--cysteine ligase CoaBC — MLKNKTIVLGVTGSIAAYKAANLASMLKKEGADVHVIMTKNAINFINPITFETLIGNKCLTDTFDRNFEFSVEHVSLAKKADIIAIAPASADIIAKCAHGIADDMLTTTVLAATCKKLIVPAMNTRMYENSITQENIEHLKKHGFAIMTPESGYLACGDSGKGRFPKEELILEEILYHVAFDKDLTGKKVLITAGPTREALDPVRFITNYSTGKMGYAFAKAAMLRGADVSLVSGPVNIEAPSHIELVPITSAKELFEETSKRAADADIVIATAAVADYRPQTIADNKIRKEDKSDNTMTLTLERTEDTLSWIGQHKKEGQVLCGFAMETEDLEAHAKDKLERKNLDLICANNVKVEGAGFGVDTNVITVITKEGANHLPLMSKFEAAGEILTICSQISNR, encoded by the coding sequence ATGCTCAAGAATAAAACGATTGTACTTGGCGTTACCGGAAGTATCGCCGCTTACAAGGCCGCAAACCTTGCAAGTATGCTCAAAAAGGAAGGTGCTGACGTTCACGTTATTATGACAAAGAACGCCATCAACTTCATAAACCCCATCACATTCGAAACGCTCATCGGCAATAAGTGCCTCACTGACACATTTGACCGCAACTTCGAATTCTCCGTAGAGCACGTCTCTTTGGCCAAGAAGGCTGATATCATCGCCATCGCTCCGGCCAGCGCAGATATTATCGCGAAGTGTGCTCACGGCATTGCAGACGACATGCTGACAACAACTGTGCTTGCAGCAACCTGTAAGAAACTCATCGTACCTGCAATGAACACACGTATGTATGAAAATAGTATAACTCAGGAGAACATAGAGCACCTTAAAAAGCACGGATTTGCTATTATGACACCTGAATCAGGCTATCTTGCCTGCGGTGACAGCGGCAAAGGTCGTTTTCCCAAGGAAGAACTCATACTTGAAGAGATCCTGTATCATGTAGCTTTTGACAAGGATCTTACTGGCAAAAAAGTCCTGATCACAGCCGGACCTACAAGAGAAGCTCTTGATCCTGTCCGTTTTATAACTAACTATTCAACAGGCAAAATGGGCTACGCCTTCGCCAAAGCTGCCATGCTTAGGGGCGCAGACGTAAGCCTTGTTTCAGGCCCTGTAAATATCGAGGCTCCGTCTCACATAGAGCTTGTACCTATTACTAGTGCAAAAGAGCTTTTTGAAGAGACTAGCAAAAGAGCTGCAGATGCAGACATCGTAATAGCAACAGCGGCCGTTGCAGACTACAGACCGCAGACTATCGCGGATAATAAGATCCGCAAGGAAGACAAGTCTGACAATACTATGACACTGACCCTTGAAAGAACAGAAGATACTCTTTCATGGATAGGTCAGCACAAAAAAGAAGGCCAGGTTCTCTGCGGGTTTGCTATGGAGACAGAAGATCTTGAGGCTCATGCCAAGGATAAGCTTGAAAGGAAGAACCTTGATCTTATCTGTGCCAACAATGTTAAGGTTGAAGGCGCCGGCTTTGGCGTAGATACCAATGTCATAACAGTCATAACCAAAGAGGGTGCGAATCACCTTCCTCTTATGAGTAAGTTTGAGGCAGCAGGAGAGATTCTGACGATCTGTAGCCAGATCTCAAACAGATGA
- a CDS encoding type III pantothenate kinase, with translation MVLVFDIGNSNITIGAYEEDKLIFTARLITDRDLDSEAYAEKIQGILLSKGKSTNSIDGAVICSVVPTVTVKVSSAVEMLTGNAPLAVDSQTDYGLKIQMDNPKKVGTDLLVGASGAIFKYEAPLCVIDLGTFTTLCYVSGDHEYQGTIIIPGIRTTADSYSRAAQLFSFEIESPKALLGTNTKDSMCSGLMHGAAAMLDGLIDRIESEKGELKTVVMTGGFAGMIAPLLRHKVTIDENLLLEGLLRLYYSSISDIK, from the coding sequence ATGGTTTTAGTTTTTGATATAGGTAATTCAAATATTACTATTGGGGCTTATGAAGAGGATAAGCTAATCTTCACAGCAAGACTTATAACCGACAGAGACTTGGATTCGGAAGCTTATGCTGAGAAGATCCAAGGAATTCTTTTGTCTAAAGGAAAGTCTACTAATAGTATAGACGGCGCTGTCATATGTAGCGTTGTGCCGACTGTTACGGTTAAGGTATCATCTGCAGTAGAGATGCTGACAGGTAATGCGCCTTTAGCTGTAGATTCCCAGACGGATTATGGTCTTAAGATCCAAATGGATAACCCTAAGAAAGTCGGGACAGACCTTCTAGTTGGCGCGAGTGGAGCTATATTTAAGTACGAGGCGCCGCTTTGCGTCATTGATCTTGGGACTTTTACAACGCTGTGTTATGTCAGCGGTGATCATGAATATCAGGGCACTATCATAATTCCGGGGATAAGGACTACGGCGGATTCTTATTCTAGAGCTGCACAGCTCTTTTCCTTCGAAATAGAAAGCCCTAAGGCTCTTCTTGGAACTAATACAAAAGACAGTATGTGTTCTGGGCTTATGCACGGGGCAGCAGCCATGCTGGACGGGCTTATTGACAGGATTGAGTCTGAGAAGGGCGAGCTTAAGACAGTGGTGATGACGGGCGGATTCGCAGGAATGATCGCGCCACTCCTTAGGCATAAGGTGACGATAGATGAGAATCTTCTATTAGAGGGGCTGTTGAGGCTGTATTATAGTAGTATTTCTGACATTAAGTAG
- a CDS encoding ABC transporter ATP-binding protein, translating into MKLIWDYMKLYWKRITSNMSIKLIGTMCELSLPYILEHIIDDIVPLGSVKLVVYWGLFMTFMAFVTRFLNVTANRLAVRVAADGIKKLRYDLFTKTSNLSGTRFDSFGLASLTSRMTSDSYNVQNFMARVQTMAVRAPIMLIGGIILTLTMDAQLALVLIIMLPILMGVVLFISNRGIPLFDRVQSRVDDVVRIMRENISGIRVVKALSREDHEMDRYKVTNDALAREDIHANRIMAIPGPFMEICLNVGLSIVVLLGAVRVDNGAIEPGVILAFLTYFNVILQAVMGLNRIFVMISKATASADRIALVLSDAPDQLVLDLARGDVPEDVCIRFDHVSFNYFTPAGSEDESARSAEAKGIRSMDKVSDQPIDRNELEKEEGRILEDISFDIKRGQSLGIIGQTGSGKTTIINLLMRFYDATEGCIYVDGRDVRSYEKDGLRNKFGVVFQNDIIFADSIYGNIDFERGLSYKAIRKSADDSGASEFIDRLEGGYEFKAAIHGANLSGGQKQRIMISRALAGDPKILILDDSSSALDYKTDAALRKAIREDYGDATTIMIAQRVSSVMSCNNILVLDDGRMVAYGTHDELLESCELYRKIFEHQMKK; encoded by the coding sequence ATGAAGCTTATTTGGGACTACATGAAATTATACTGGAAAAGAATAACGAGCAACATGTCCATTAAGCTCATCGGAACCATGTGCGAGCTCTCGCTTCCCTATATCCTGGAGCATATCATCGACGATATCGTGCCACTTGGAAGCGTTAAGCTAGTTGTGTACTGGGGCCTTTTCATGACGTTTATGGCCTTTGTCACAAGGTTTTTAAATGTCACAGCCAACAGACTGGCAGTAAGAGTTGCAGCAGATGGTATCAAAAAGCTCCGCTACGATCTTTTTACAAAGACATCTAATCTGTCCGGTACTAGGTTTGACAGTTTCGGGCTTGCATCTCTGACTTCCAGAATGACGTCTGATTCCTACAATGTGCAGAACTTCATGGCGAGAGTTCAGACTATGGCAGTAAGGGCGCCTATTATGCTGATAGGCGGCATCATCCTGACTCTTACGATGGACGCGCAGCTTGCGCTTGTTCTGATAATTATGCTTCCTATCCTTATGGGAGTAGTTCTTTTTATCTCTAATAGAGGTATTCCTCTTTTTGACAGAGTTCAGAGCAGAGTTGATGATGTTGTCCGTATCATGCGCGAGAACATCTCCGGTATCAGGGTCGTTAAGGCTCTTTCCAGAGAAGATCATGAAATGGACAGATACAAAGTGACTAATGATGCGCTTGCAAGGGAAGATATTCATGCCAACAGAATTATGGCGATTCCAGGGCCCTTTATGGAGATTTGTCTTAATGTGGGACTTTCTATTGTTGTCCTTCTGGGCGCAGTAAGAGTTGATAATGGTGCGATAGAGCCGGGTGTTATCCTCGCTTTTTTGACATATTTTAATGTAATACTTCAGGCGGTCATGGGACTTAACAGGATATTCGTTATGATAAGTAAGGCTACCGCTTCTGCGGATCGTATAGCGCTTGTCCTTTCGGATGCGCCTGACCAGCTGGTTTTGGACCTTGCCAGAGGCGATGTGCCCGAGGATGTATGTATTAGATTTGACCATGTGAGCTTTAATTACTTCACACCCGCTGGTAGTGAGGATGAAAGTGCAAGATCCGCGGAAGCTAAGGGTATTCGTTCCATGGATAAGGTATCAGATCAGCCTATTGATAGGAACGAGTTGGAAAAAGAAGAAGGTCGTATCCTTGAAGACATCTCTTTTGACATAAAAAGAGGTCAGTCCCTGGGTATCATAGGTCAGACCGGAAGCGGCAAGACCACCATTATCAATCTACTCATGAGATTCTATGATGCTACGGAAGGTTGCATCTACGTTGATGGCAGAGATGTCAGGTCTTATGAAAAAGATGGTTTGAGAAATAAATTTGGCGTTGTATTCCAAAACGATATTATCTTTGCAGATAGTATATATGGAAATATCGATTTTGAAAGAGGCTTATCTTATAAGGCTATAAGAAAAAGTGCCGATGATTCCGGTGCATCCGAATTCATCGACAGGCTTGAAGGCGGCTATGAATTCAAGGCCGCAATTCACGGTGCTAATCTTTCCGGCGGTCAGAAGCAAAGAATCATGATCTCAAGAGCACTTGCAGGCGATCCCAAGATTCTGATCCTTGACGATTCATCCAGCGCACTTGACTATAAAACAGACGCAGCCCTTCGCAAAGCTATCAGAGAAGACTATGGCGATGCCACGACTATCATGATAGCCCAGCGCGTAAGTTCAGTAATGAGCTGTAACAACATACTGGTGCTAGACGACGGCAGGATGGTTGCTTACGGAACACATGATGAACTGCTTGAGTCTTGTGAACTGTATAGGAAGATATTCGAGCACCAGATGAAAAAATAA
- a CDS encoding sel1 repeat family protein, which translates to MKREFKFYGWDKADVAPVNKEYELIADPKELYVLLTEVWCKETCAPRMRDNWTKENMTYGQCSITAFLAQDIFGGKVYGVPRPDGNFHCYNVVDDCVFDLTSEQFGDEVLSYEGNPEQSRDEHFAKAEKFERYQYLKAELDKKLLKLKQLKLIDGAARGNIDAAAGLAQGYFDGSFGEKNLAKAKKWASYAAKHGSAAAQELLSKI; encoded by the coding sequence ATGAAGAGAGAGTTTAAATTCTACGGATGGGACAAGGCAGATGTCGCTCCGGTTAATAAAGAATATGAGTTAATAGCTGATCCTAAGGAGCTTTATGTGCTCCTCACAGAAGTATGGTGCAAAGAAACTTGCGCTCCCAGAATGAGAGACAACTGGACTAAGGAAAATATGACCTACGGCCAGTGCTCAATTACTGCATTCCTTGCACAGGATATCTTTGGCGGCAAGGTTTACGGTGTTCCGAGGCCGGACGGCAACTTCCATTGCTACAACGTAGTAGATGATTGCGTTTTCGATCTTACCAGCGAGCAGTTCGGTGATGAAGTTCTTTCATATGAAGGTAATCCTGAGCAGAGTAGAGATGAGCACTTTGCAAAAGCAGAGAAGTTCGAACGTTATCAGTACCTTAAAGCAGAACTTGATAAGAAGCTCTTAAAGCTCAAACAGCTTAAGCTCATTGACGGTGCTGCAAGAGGAAATATAGACGCAGCTGCCGGACTTGCTCAGGGCTACTTCGACGGAAGCTTTGGTGAAAAGAACCTTGCGAAAGCTAAAAAGTGGGCTTCTTATGCGGCAAAGCATGGAAGTGCAGCGGCTCAGGAATTATTAAGTAAGATCTAA